One stretch of Legionella birminghamensis DNA includes these proteins:
- a CDS encoding AMP-binding protein, with protein sequence MKTQSIRVKNKLAESILNALTDVKKTATFKDDLRRLNASQCLEKINGYCEWINSLNVHSVMVLASPSIDYLCLCYSLIISNKTFIPLHPSTSSELINNYLQRYPVDLFLLQPEFAANFSVNFREEKSFLYHLPEIPRQECLLPGEILFTSGTTGFPKAVHYQYDTLFDYASWCSAEFNLGSEDCFLFTSELSFAASIRSLFVPLMSGTAIRFIASDSPNKLQSIIKLLCNETITVLNMTPSLLGQLIKHLKKNLLLHTLHSIRLVLLSGEAIDVETINTWLIDINKTTVFYNLYGTTECLIPFYKKINAPLDENEGCHLGNLRTGCDYSLVFDALKGYELYLTGNVSTAYLETELNQANYVIINDRRYVKTNDFVIMRDKQLYFSGRSQRLIKRYGQLISLDQIEYVLKKGFSDLNFKTLHDGNRIVLLINGRIQDNSLLKQIKHHLQAHLPDYMHPQEFLFVKEFPLTASGKTDYYSLHKEHTSAANSLTDYFKRFSANKAFSLEIRIGDLGLESIDYLEMAEALQKITGKWLDISKINEDLPISAIESCLRDANQTTPGFGNKVRLNSIQKAVYNRELYGLDKEGVYQISFWLLKQEMDMDKLEIALAQTLTNHFILSSQLKWIDDDYYFVPAAQQTTYKLRSPLFFTDKKLLKRLKTSVFQDRLVNLFILKKRGQYYLAMAYHHIAIDGWSALLIREEIFRRYQCLPVESLNRAEEIRQLNLVNELVAASGHNIEVLRTRLLNLKFEAYNHLDAIFKGVLQKQNTCIKIEKRKMDAFAINHHIKDSTYSVVFALLLQQMVAVLAGTDKLFFYISFSNRNIPIPGIKSLITNLAIGLPVFLESSHLPLQARAAHLKDSLALYFKMTNYNLYNEIYENQIIPEYILNATQQPYLLVYTYINQLANDGYTQNYYIDWAQSSNEINYGNLKLIFLRVYDMGEEFVFTLDTQMKEGLHEVLINDLNTTLNL encoded by the coding sequence ATGAAAACGCAGTCAATCAGGGTAAAAAACAAGTTGGCAGAAAGCATTCTCAATGCTTTGACAGATGTAAAAAAAACAGCCACTTTTAAGGATGATTTGCGAAGGCTTAATGCCTCTCAGTGCCTTGAAAAAATCAATGGATACTGTGAATGGATAAATAGCCTTAATGTTCATTCAGTCATGGTGCTGGCTTCGCCTTCGATAGATTATCTTTGCCTTTGTTATTCACTGATTATCAGCAATAAAACCTTTATCCCCTTGCACCCCTCCACCTCGAGCGAATTAATCAATAATTATTTGCAACGCTATCCCGTCGATTTATTTCTGCTGCAACCAGAATTTGCTGCCAATTTTTCGGTAAACTTCAGAGAAGAGAAAAGTTTCCTTTACCATCTGCCTGAAATTCCCAGGCAAGAGTGTCTGCTGCCCGGCGAAATACTTTTCACCTCTGGCACTACCGGATTTCCAAAGGCAGTCCATTACCAGTACGATACATTGTTTGATTATGCCAGTTGGTGCAGCGCGGAGTTTAATTTAGGATCAGAAGACTGTTTTTTATTTACCAGCGAATTATCATTTGCTGCTTCAATCCGCTCCCTGTTTGTCCCTTTAATGTCAGGCACTGCCATTCGCTTTATTGCCAGTGATTCGCCAAACAAATTGCAATCGATCATCAAGCTCTTGTGTAATGAAACGATTACGGTTTTAAATATGACCCCCAGCTTGCTTGGGCAATTAATTAAGCATTTAAAAAAAAATCTTTTACTGCATACTCTGCACTCGATCCGCCTGGTCTTATTAAGTGGGGAAGCCATTGACGTTGAAACAATTAATACCTGGCTCATAGACATCAACAAGACCACTGTTTTTTATAATTTATATGGTACTACCGAATGCCTCATTCCTTTCTATAAAAAAATTAATGCCCCGCTTGATGAAAATGAAGGCTGCCATCTGGGAAATCTAAGAACAGGATGTGATTATTCTCTGGTATTTGATGCCTTAAAGGGGTATGAATTATATCTGACAGGCAATGTATCGACCGCTTATCTTGAGACCGAATTAAATCAGGCGAATTATGTCATTATCAATGATCGCCGTTATGTCAAAACGAATGATTTTGTAATAATGCGTGATAAGCAATTATACTTTAGTGGGCGATCACAGCGCCTGATTAAACGCTATGGCCAGTTGATAAGCCTGGATCAGATAGAGTATGTCTTAAAAAAAGGGTTTAGCGATCTGAATTTCAAGACATTGCATGATGGAAACAGGATTGTGTTGCTGATTAATGGCCGTATTCAGGATAATTCTCTCCTAAAGCAAATAAAGCATCATTTACAGGCCCATCTTCCGGATTACATGCACCCTCAGGAATTTCTATTTGTGAAGGAATTTCCCCTTACTGCCAGCGGTAAAACGGACTATTATAGCTTGCACAAGGAGCATACTTCTGCAGCGAACAGTTTGACTGATTATTTTAAACGATTTTCTGCGAATAAGGCGTTTAGTTTGGAAATCAGAATCGGGGATCTGGGACTGGAATCTATTGATTATCTCGAAATGGCAGAAGCCTTGCAAAAAATCACCGGAAAATGGCTGGATATTTCAAAGATTAATGAAGATCTGCCCATTTCGGCGATTGAGTCCTGTTTGAGGGATGCTAATCAAACTACCCCGGGTTTTGGTAATAAAGTCAGATTAAACAGTATCCAAAAAGCAGTTTATAATCGTGAATTGTATGGTTTGGATAAAGAGGGCGTTTATCAAATATCGTTCTGGCTGCTTAAGCAAGAAATGGATATGGATAAACTGGAAATAGCGCTAGCACAGACCTTGACAAATCATTTTATCCTTTCAAGCCAGTTAAAATGGATAGACGATGATTATTATTTTGTCCCTGCAGCTCAGCAAACCACTTACAAGCTGCGATCCCCTCTTTTTTTTACAGATAAAAAGCTGCTCAAACGATTAAAAACCTCTGTTTTTCAAGACCGGCTGGTAAACCTGTTTATATTGAAAAAAAGAGGGCAGTATTATTTGGCCATGGCCTACCATCATATTGCGATTGACGGTTGGTCGGCGCTATTAATCCGCGAGGAAATTTTCCGTCGTTATCAGTGCCTGCCCGTCGAAAGCCTGAACAGAGCGGAGGAAATTCGGCAATTAAATCTGGTTAATGAGTTGGTAGCGGCCTCTGGTCACAATATTGAGGTATTAAGAACCCGTTTATTGAACCTAAAGTTTGAGGCTTACAACCATCTGGATGCAATTTTCAAAGGTGTTTTGCAAAAACAAAATACCTGTATAAAGATTGAAAAAAGAAAAATGGATGCTTTTGCCATTAATCATCACATTAAGGATTCAACTTATAGCGTAGTGTTTGCATTATTACTTCAGCAGATGGTTGCTGTGCTGGCAGGAACAGACAAGCTATTTTTTTATATCAGTTTTTCCAATCGGAATATACCGATCCCGGGGATTAAGAGCCTGATAACAAACCTGGCAATTGGCCTGCCTGTTTTTTTGGAAAGCAGCCATTTACCCTTGCAAGCAAGAGCGGCTCATCTAAAGGATTCCCTGGCCCTTTATTTTAAAATGACAAACTATAATCTTTATAATGAGATATATGAAAATCAAATCATTCCAGAATACATACTGAACGCCACCCAGCAACCCTATTTGCTGGTTTACACTTACATCAATCAATTGGCAAACGATGGATACACACAAAACTATTATATTGACTGGGCCCAGTCGTCCAATGAAATTAACTATGGCAATTTGAAATTAATTTTTCTAAGGGTTTATGACATGGGAGAGGAGTTTGTCTTTACGCTGGATACCCAAATGAAAGAAGGCTTGCATGAAGTTTTAATTAACGATTTGAATACTACTCTGAATCTATAA